The proteins below are encoded in one region of Clostridium pasteurianum DSM 525 = ATCC 6013:
- a CDS encoding penicillin-binding transpeptidase domain-containing protein — protein sequence MKKKFILTILLISFILFTFGCNNKNTAKTSFDKYITFWEKSDFKSMYSLLNSDSKKSISEKDFIEKYKNIYSGIDLSKISITPEYPKSLKKDSNGNISVPFKVSMNTSAGTINFKNTAYLKEEQIDKSKTFTILWNNKMIFPDLEDGEKIRVDKTFGKRGEIRGKNGSYLAKNGFIAEIGIVAGKINNDDSDTKNKIAQILNISADNITKKLSASYVKPDMFIPIDNISKDDTNRITALSKIPGIMIKDKAARIYPLKDKAAFLTGYVQPVSSEELKDLKDQGYTQDDIIGKSGLEKIYENQLKSEDGAEIYILDKNGNRKKTIAKKEAKNGTDLNITINTDIQSALYDQYSGDSGTSVAMEPKTGEVLALVSSPAYDPNDFVLGMSSDKWNSLNKDPKKPLLNRFEGIFAPGSIFKPITASIGLKNNKIDPNTIKNINGLKWQKDSSWGGYFVTRTEEYSSPSNLLNALIHSDNIYFAQLALDIGKNTFVSEMKNLGIGEKIPFEYGLTTSKISKDNKINTDIQLADSGYGQGELLINSLQLTSIYTSFVNNGNIIKPYLNEDKKPSSPNDIWKSNVFSEDISTTILNDLSQVVSNPEGTGHDAYMTNLPLAGKTGTAEIKSSQKDTTGSENGYFIAVNTNNPKLLVLEMYENVKNKGGSHYVVPKVKEIFQKFCK from the coding sequence ATGAAAAAGAAATTTATATTAACTATTCTCTTGATCTCTTTTATCCTATTTACATTTGGATGTAATAACAAAAATACTGCTAAAACCTCTTTTGACAAGTATATAACTTTCTGGGAAAAAAGTGATTTTAAAAGTATGTATTCTCTTTTGAATTCAGACAGTAAAAAAAGTATTTCTGAAAAAGACTTTATTGAAAAATACAAAAATATCTATAGCGGTATTGACTTAAGTAAAATTTCCATAACTCCAGAGTATCCAAAATCTTTAAAGAAAGATTCAAATGGAAATATATCCGTCCCATTTAAAGTATCTATGAATACCTCTGCTGGAACTATAAATTTTAAAAATACAGCTTATTTAAAAGAAGAACAAATAGATAAATCAAAAACCTTCACCATACTTTGGAACAATAAAATGATCTTTCCAGACCTAGAAGATGGAGAAAAAATTAGAGTAGATAAAACCTTCGGAAAACGTGGTGAAATACGTGGAAAAAATGGTTCTTATCTTGCGAAAAATGGATTTATTGCAGAGATAGGAATTGTTGCAGGAAAAATTAATAATGATGATTCAGATACTAAAAATAAAATTGCACAAATTTTAAATATTAGTGCTGATAACATTACAAAAAAACTTTCTGCTTCCTATGTAAAACCAGATATGTTTATACCAATCGATAATATATCAAAAGATGATACTAATAGAATAACAGCACTTTCAAAAATTCCAGGTATAATGATAAAAGATAAAGCTGCAAGAATATACCCTTTAAAAGATAAAGCTGCTTTTTTAACAGGCTATGTACAACCTGTCAGTTCTGAAGAACTTAAAGATCTTAAAGATCAAGGATATACTCAAGATGATATAATTGGTAAAAGCGGTTTAGAAAAAATATATGAGAATCAATTGAAATCAGAAGATGGTGCTGAAATATATATATTAGATAAAAACGGAAATAGGAAAAAAACTATAGCTAAAAAAGAAGCTAAAAACGGAACTGATTTAAATATTACAATAAATACAGATATTCAATCAGCTTTATATGATCAATATTCTGGTGATTCTGGTACATCAGTAGCAATGGAACCCAAAACTGGTGAAGTATTAGCTCTTGTCAGTTCACCAGCTTATGATCCAAATGATTTTGTACTGGGAATGTCTTCAGATAAATGGAATTCCCTTAATAAGGATCCTAAAAAACCTCTTTTAAATAGATTTGAAGGCATTTTTGCTCCAGGTTCAATCTTTAAACCAATAACAGCATCCATTGGTTTGAAAAATAATAAAATTGATCCTAATACAATTAAAAATATAAATGGTCTAAAGTGGCAAAAGGATAGCAGCTGGGGGGGATACTTTGTAACAAGAACAGAGGAATATTCATCACCTTCTAATCTTTTAAATGCATTAATACATTCAGATAACATATATTTTGCTCAATTAGCATTAGATATTGGTAAAAATACTTTTGTCTCTGAAATGAAAAATTTAGGAATAGGTGAAAAAATACCTTTTGAATACGGCCTTACTACTTCAAAAATTTCTAAAGACAATAAGATTAATACAGACATTCAGCTAGCTGATTCCGGTTATGGACAGGGTGAACTACTTATAAATTCTTTACAACTTACGTCTATATATACTTCTTTTGTTAATAACGGCAATATAATCAAACCATATTTAAATGAAGACAAAAAACCTTCGTCTCCTAATGATATATGGAAATCCAATGTTTTTTCTGAAGATATATCAACTACAATATTAAATGACTTAAGTCAAGTTGTATCAAATCCTGAAGGTACCGGACATGATGCATATATGACGAACTTACCGCTTGCTGGTAAAACTGGCACTGCAGAAATAAAATCTAGTCAAAAAGATACAACTGGAAGTGAAAACGGATATTTTATTGCTGTTAATACTAATAACCCTAAACTATTAGTATTAGAAATGTATGAAAATGTTAAAAATAAAGGCGGAAGCCATTATGTTGTACCTAAAGTAAAAGAAATCTTTCAAAAGTTTTGTAAATAA
- a CDS encoding biotin transporter BioY encodes MKFNTRGMILAALFAALTAVGAFIKIPVGPVPITLQALFTILAGIMLGSRVGAMSQLIYVLLGLIGLPIFADGTGGLMHVISPSFGYLIGFIVAAFIMGKIVEHTEKINFIRIFAICVLGIIIIYIIGIPYLYFILKNVLFKGITFGYAVKMGFLVFIPGDLLKAVIASVLAIKVIPILRKQGILQKEV; translated from the coding sequence TTGAAATTTAATACAAGAGGAATGATTTTAGCTGCATTATTTGCGGCGTTGACAGCAGTAGGAGCATTTATTAAAATTCCTGTAGGCCCTGTTCCTATAACTTTACAGGCATTATTTACAATTTTAGCAGGTATAATGCTTGGTTCTAGAGTGGGGGCTATGTCACAGTTGATTTATGTATTACTTGGCCTTATAGGATTACCTATATTTGCGGATGGAACTGGTGGTCTTATGCATGTTATTAGTCCAAGCTTTGGATACTTAATTGGATTTATAGTTGCAGCCTTTATTATGGGGAAAATTGTAGAACATACTGAAAAAATTAATTTTATTAGAATATTTGCTATTTGTGTTCTGGGAATTATTATAATTTATATTATAGGAATACCTTATTTGTATTTTATACTTAAAAATGTATTATTTAAAGGAATAACTTTTGGATATGCTGTTAAAATGGGATTCTTAGTTTTTATACCAGGGGATTTATTAAAGGCCGTCATAGCATCTGTACTTGCTATAAAGGTAATACCCATACTTAGAAAGCAAGGTATATTGCAAAAGGAAGTATAA
- the lepB gene encoding signal peptidase I codes for MEIVNYSKILKTFVQLLFIFILAILFAIGINKYIFARADIEGTSMLSTLNDKDITFVEKISSITHIVKRNEIIIFNSRNENNDLFIKRVIGIAGDKVQIKNGKVYINGNSISEPYLNNNTITEPGPFIGNSVYTVPKGYIFVLGDNRGNSTDSRFFGPVNIKDIKGHAIIRVYPLNKIRLL; via the coding sequence ATGGAAATAGTTAACTATTCTAAAATTTTAAAAACATTTGTTCAACTTCTATTTATATTCATTTTAGCAATATTATTTGCTATAGGAATAAATAAATACATATTTGCTAGGGCTGATATAGAAGGTACTTCTATGCTTAGTACCCTTAATGATAAAGACATAACCTTTGTAGAAAAAATAAGTTCAATTACTCATATAGTCAAGAGAAATGAAATAATAATATTTAATTCCAGAAATGAAAATAATGATCTTTTTATAAAGAGGGTAATCGGCATAGCTGGAGATAAAGTACAAATAAAAAATGGTAAAGTGTACATTAATGGTAATAGTATTTCTGAACCCTACTTAAATAATAACACCATAACGGAACCTGGTCCTTTTATCGGAAATAGTGTCTATACAGTTCCAAAGGGGTATATATTTGTACTTGGTGATAATAGAGGCAACAGTACTGACAGTAGATTTTTTGGTCCTGTTAATATTAAAGATATAAAAGGTCATGCAATAATACGAGTTTATCCTTTAAATAAAATAAGACTACTATAA
- a CDS encoding peptidylprolyl isomerase, which produces MENKVLASVNGKEITENDINQVILSFPQDKQYKLLTKAGKQRLLEQLVAVELIYNDAKDNGLENDDEYKIRLEAMKKDIMIEIATKRILCSDIPTVTEQEAKDYYEVNKDKFNTPATATAKHILLDTEEDAIKVSNEIKQGKPFEAAAKEYSTCPSKEEGGNLGSFPKGQMVEEFEEACFTQEIGIVGEPVKTKYGYHIIKVENRTEDIPKTFEEVKNRIIEGLTKERQNMRYTKYIEGLKSKYSVEMK; this is translated from the coding sequence ATGGAAAATAAGGTATTAGCATCAGTAAATGGTAAGGAAATTACAGAAAATGATATTAATCAAGTTATTTTGAGTTTCCCACAAGATAAGCAATATAAACTTTTAACTAAAGCAGGAAAACAAAGGTTACTAGAGCAACTTGTAGCTGTTGAGCTAATATATAATGATGCAAAAGATAATGGACTTGAGAATGATGATGAATATAAAATTAGACTAGAAGCTATGAAAAAAGATATTATGATTGAAATAGCAACAAAAAGAATTCTTTGTTCAGATATTCCAACAGTTACCGAACAAGAAGCTAAAGATTATTATGAAGTAAATAAGGATAAATTTAACACACCAGCAACAGCTACTGCTAAACATATACTATTAGATACAGAAGAAGATGCTATAAAAGTAAGTAATGAAATAAAACAAGGCAAACCTTTTGAAGCTGCAGCAAAGGAATACTCAACTTGTCCATCAAAAGAGGAGGGCGGTAACTTAGGCAGTTTCCCAAAGGGACAAATGGTTGAGGAATTTGAAGAAGCTTGTTTTACACAGGAAATAGGTATAGTAGGTGAACCTGTGAAAACTAAATATGGTTATCATATAATAAAGGTTGAAAATAGAACAGAAGATATACCTAAAACTTTTGAAGAAGTTAAAAATAGAATAATTGAAGGTCTTACTAAAGAAAGACAAAATATGAGGTATACAAAATATATTGAAGGACTTAAGTCAAAATATTCAGTAGAAATGAAGTGA
- a CDS encoding HD-GYP domain-containing protein translates to MRLIPIQCVKENTRLAKSIYDNDGKVLLKKGSTLTGKIIKKIKELNIYSIYIFDEYSNKIIEEIIKPEIRQKAIMAIKKSFMNINPCDTHKKINYVDKENEFNSILYIAKELIEEVLSKKDVMINLVDIKSKNNYIFQHSVNVAIISLIIGIKLNLHKFDLMDLCIGALLHDIGMIFVPVEILNKESELTKQEYDIVKQHTKKGYDFLRECFDISVTSIMVVLQHHEKIGGQGYPEGKSGDEISKFGKIVAIADTYDALTAHRPYRKAMSPNEALEYLMASGGIQFDYKYVQVFSQIVVPYPEGTLVNLTNGEKAIIEKISHNFPLRPKVKIIYSNDKKRINKIIELEKQLNIVIKDISYEKI, encoded by the coding sequence ATGAGATTAATTCCCATACAATGCGTAAAAGAAAATACTAGATTGGCAAAGTCTATATATGATAATGATGGAAAAGTTTTATTAAAAAAGGGATCTACACTTACAGGTAAAATTATAAAAAAGATAAAGGAATTAAATATATATTCAATATATATATTTGATGAATATAGCAATAAAATAATAGAAGAGATTATAAAGCCAGAAATAAGGCAAAAAGCAATAATGGCGATAAAAAAGAGTTTTATGAATATTAATCCATGTGATACACATAAAAAAATTAATTATGTTGATAAAGAAAATGAATTTAATTCAATTTTATATATAGCTAAAGAATTGATTGAAGAAGTATTATCTAAAAAAGATGTAATGATAAATTTAGTAGATATAAAAAGTAAAAATAATTATATATTTCAACACAGTGTCAATGTAGCAATAATATCATTAATCATTGGAATAAAGCTTAATTTACATAAATTTGATTTAATGGATTTATGTATAGGAGCTTTATTGCATGATATAGGTATGATATTTGTCCCCGTTGAAATATTGAATAAAGAATCAGAGCTTACGAAGCAAGAATATGATATAGTAAAGCAGCATACAAAAAAGGGATATGATTTCTTAAGAGAATGTTTTGATATTTCAGTAACTTCTATTATGGTTGTATTACAGCATCATGAAAAAATAGGTGGGCAGGGATATCCAGAAGGTAAGTCAGGGGATGAAATAAGTAAATTTGGTAAAATTGTAGCTATTGCAGATACCTATGATGCATTAACTGCACATAGACCTTATAGGAAAGCTATGAGTCCAAATGAGGCTTTAGAATATCTTATGGCAAGTGGAGGTATTCAATTTGATTATAAATATGTACAAGTTTTTTCACAGATAGTAGTACCTTATCCAGAGGGAACATTAGTTAATTTAACTAATGGAGAGAAAGCAATAATAGAAAAAATAAGTCACAATTTTCCACTAAGACCTAAGGTAAAAATTATATATAGTAATGACAAAAAAAGAATAAATAAAATTATTGAGCTTGAAAAACAATTAAATATAGTTATAAAAGATATTAGTTATGAAAAGATTTAA
- a CDS encoding NAD-dependent protein deacylase has product MSINRLKEIIDNSSNIVFFGGAGVSTESGIPDFRSSNGLFNQKLNKTFTPEELVSHTSFMRYPEDFFDFYRDKLIYQDAKPNAAHTSLMKLEKIGKLKAIVTQNIDGLHQMAGSKNVYELHGSVHRNYCMKCHEFYDVDFIVKSKGIPKCSKCGGTVKPDVVLYEESLNEDVINGAVDAISKADTLIIGGTSLMVYPASGLIQYFKGKHLVLINKSSTSYDNLAEIVINDKIGETLKKIVESY; this is encoded by the coding sequence ATGAGTATAAATAGGTTAAAAGAAATAATTGATAATTCAAGTAATATAGTATTTTTCGGAGGTGCAGGGGTATCCACTGAATCAGGAATACCTGATTTTAGAAGTAGTAATGGTTTATTTAATCAGAAGCTTAATAAAACATTTACTCCAGAGGAGCTAGTTTCTCATACTTCTTTTATGAGATATCCTGAAGATTTTTTTGATTTCTATAGAGATAAACTTATATATCAGGATGCTAAACCTAATGCTGCACATACATCTTTGATGAAGTTGGAGAAAATAGGAAAGTTAAAGGCTATAGTTACACAAAATATCGATGGATTGCACCAAATGGCTGGCTCTAAAAATGTTTATGAACTTCATGGATCTGTTCATAGAAACTATTGCATGAAGTGCCACGAATTTTATGATGTTGACTTTATAGTTAAGTCAAAAGGTATACCTAAATGTAGTAAATGTGGTGGAACAGTTAAACCAGATGTAGTTTTATATGAGGAGAGTCTGAATGAAGATGTTATTAATGGTGCAGTTGATGCTATTTCTAAAGCTGATACACTAATTATTGGAGGAACTTCACTTATGGTATATCCAGCATCAGGCCTGATTCAATATTTTAAAGGAAAGCATTTAGTATTAATCAATAAGTCTTCCACATCTTATGATAATTTAGCAGAGATTGTTATAAATGATAAGATTGGAGAAACTTTAAAAAAGATTGTAGAAAGTTATTAA
- a CDS encoding CCA tRNA nucleotidyltransferase, with translation MKINLPKNVEYIIHTLNKNNFSAYAVGGCIRDILINKEPKDWDITTNALPEDIIKIFKDTVPTGIKHGTITVLINGTPYEVTTFRIDGKYTDNRHPDSVIFSNSLYEDLSRRDFTINSISYNHKDGLQDPFNGKNDLQQKIIRCVGTPDLRFKEDSLRILRAIRFSTQLNFKIEQITKHSLQKNSLLIKNVSMERIRDELSKILLTNKPSVGFQLLKETKLLEIILPELSICVGFNQHNPHHYKDIFDHTMMVLDNTSSNLIIRIAALLHDIGKPKCFSIDKNGIGHFYMHNIEGAKISQEILSRLKFDNKTIKTVYTLIKEHLVNRNNLKIPAIKRFINRVGIDNLNYLFDLQIADIKGHTPPHDFSPVFNLKISVNEILAKKDPLNLKDLDITGNDLIKIGYSKGIIIGKTLNELLELVIKNPELNKKNILIPRAIKKLNYKK, from the coding sequence ATGAAAATAAATTTACCTAAAAATGTAGAATACATAATTCATACATTAAACAAAAATAATTTTTCTGCCTATGCTGTAGGAGGATGCATTAGAGATATTCTTATAAACAAAGAGCCAAAAGATTGGGATATAACTACCAATGCTTTACCTGAAGATATAATTAAGATTTTTAAAGATACTGTACCAACGGGAATTAAACACGGAACTATAACTGTATTAATTAATGGAACGCCTTACGAGGTTACAACTTTTAGGATAGATGGCAAGTACACCGATAATAGACATCCAGACAGTGTAATATTTAGTAATTCATTATATGAAGACTTATCAAGAAGAGATTTCACTATAAACTCCATATCCTACAACCATAAAGATGGTTTACAGGATCCATTTAACGGTAAAAATGATTTACAACAAAAAATAATTCGTTGTGTTGGTACCCCTGATTTGAGGTTTAAAGAGGATTCTCTCAGGATATTAAGAGCAATTAGATTTTCTACACAACTAAATTTTAAAATAGAACAAATTACAAAACATTCCTTACAAAAAAATTCCTTATTAATAAAGAATGTGAGTATGGAAAGAATTAGAGATGAACTATCAAAGATACTCTTAACTAATAAACCAAGTGTAGGTTTTCAATTACTAAAAGAAACTAAATTATTAGAAATAATCCTTCCAGAATTATCTATTTGTGTAGGTTTTAATCAACATAATCCACATCATTATAAAGATATATTTGATCATACTATGATGGTTTTAGATAATACTTCTAGTAATTTAATAATAAGAATTGCAGCCTTACTGCATGATATTGGTAAGCCAAAATGTTTTTCTATAGATAAAAATGGAATAGGCCACTTTTATATGCATAATATAGAGGGTGCAAAAATTTCTCAGGAAATATTAAGTCGTTTAAAGTTTGATAATAAAACTATAAAGACGGTTTACACCCTAATAAAAGAACATTTAGTTAATAGAAATAATTTAAAAATACCTGCAATAAAAAGATTTATAAATAGAGTGGGCATAGATAATCTTAACTATTTATTTGATTTACAGATAGCAGACATAAAAGGCCATACTCCGCCACATGACTTTTCTCCAGTATTTAATTTAAAAATCTCAGTAAATGAAATCTTAGCAAAAAAAGATCCTCTTAACCTAAAGGATTTAGATATAACTGGCAATGATTTGATAAAAATAGGATACTCCAAAGGGATCATCATAGGGAAAACATTAAATGAACTTTTGGAACTTGTAATAAAAAATCCTGAATTAAATAAAAAGAATATATTAATTCCCAGAGCAATAAAAAAGTTAAATTATAAAAAATGA
- a CDS encoding helix-turn-helix domain-containing protein, with protein MVNGNKIREIRLEKGLTCRDVSNLSKNLAVPISKTYLEELERGTKCNPSFNVIETISIILKVQLDDLKIS; from the coding sequence ATGGTAAATGGTAATAAAATAAGAGAAATCAGATTAGAGAAAGGATTAACTTGCAGGGATGTATCTAATTTGTCCAAGAACCTAGCAGTTCCTATTTCTAAAACCTATTTAGAAGAATTAGAAAGAGGTACTAAGTGTAACCCGTCCTTTAATGTTATAGAAACTATATCAATTATATTAAAAGTACAGTTAGATGATTTAAAAATAAGTTAA
- a CDS encoding aspartate kinase, whose product MENIIVAKFGGSSLADAHQFEKVKNIVDNNPNRRYIVPSAPGKRHGKDYKITDLLYLCHTHVQQGIPFDDVFKIISERYNEIVKELSSRYSHMKDLNINYYLDKIKKDISEGSSSDYTASRGEYLNGIILSTLLGYEFIDPADIILFDEDGCLSSSDTQEAAHNRLIKVEKAVIPGFYGSQCEGQCEKHIKTFSRGGSDVTGAIIARAVGASLYENWTDVSGFLMADPRIVTSPRPIKTITYRELRELSYMGATVLHEDSVFPVREAGIPINIKNTNMPQDPGTLIVSDIKATNTVGTITGIAGKKDFTVIAIEKNLMNTELGFCRKLLSILENHGVAFESMPAGIDSVSLVIADSQIKNKLDDIIHDIKRQCKPDSIEILPNMALVATVGQGMSQSKGIAAKIFDALGKNNVNIRMINQGSSEINIIVGVENNDFEKAIRSIYEVFI is encoded by the coding sequence TTGGAAAACATTATTGTAGCAAAATTTGGTGGAAGTTCACTGGCAGATGCTCACCAATTTGAAAAAGTAAAAAATATTGTAGATAACAATCCAAACAGAAGATATATTGTGCCTTCAGCGCCAGGTAAAAGACATGGTAAAGACTATAAAATAACAGACCTACTATATCTCTGCCATACTCATGTACAGCAAGGTATACCTTTTGATGATGTATTTAAAATTATATCGGAAAGATATAATGAAATTGTTAAAGAATTATCTAGTAGATATAGTCATATGAAAGATCTTAATATAAATTATTACTTAGATAAAATTAAGAAAGACATTTCAGAAGGTTCATCATCAGATTATACTGCTAGTCGCGGTGAATACTTAAATGGAATTATACTATCAACACTTTTAGGTTATGAATTTATAGATCCTGCTGATATAATTTTATTTGATGAAGATGGTTGTCTCTCTTCATCTGATACTCAAGAAGCAGCTCATAATCGTTTAATAAAGGTAGAAAAAGCTGTAATACCTGGTTTTTATGGCTCACAATGTGAAGGACAATGTGAAAAACACATAAAAACTTTTTCTAGAGGTGGTTCAGATGTTACTGGAGCTATAATTGCTCGTGCCGTAGGTGCCTCTTTATATGAAAACTGGACTGATGTTTCAGGATTTTTAATGGCAGACCCAAGAATAGTTACTAGTCCTCGTCCAATTAAAACAATAACTTATAGAGAACTTAGAGAGTTATCTTATATGGGTGCTACAGTTTTACATGAAGATTCTGTTTTCCCTGTAAGAGAAGCTGGTATTCCAATAAACATAAAAAATACTAATATGCCTCAAGACCCTGGAACATTAATAGTTAGCGATATTAAAGCAACAAACACTGTTGGTACTATAACAGGAATTGCTGGTAAAAAAGATTTTACAGTAATCGCAATAGAAAAAAATCTTATGAATACAGAATTAGGTTTTTGTAGAAAATTATTATCCATCTTAGAAAATCATGGAGTAGCCTTTGAAAGTATGCCTGCGGGTATAGACTCTGTATCTTTAGTAATTGCCGATTCACAAATAAAAAATAAATTAGATGATATTATTCATGATATTAAAAGGCAATGTAAACCTGATTCTATAGAAATTTTACCAAATATGGCATTAGTCGCTACTGTTGGGCAAGGTATGTCTCAATCAAAAGGTATTGCTGCAAAAATATTTGATGCTCTTGGTAAAAATAATGTAAATATAAGAATGATTAATCAAGGATCTAGTGAAATAAATATAATAGTAGGCGTTGAAAATAACGATTTTGAAAAAGCTATTAGATCCATTTATGAAGTTTTTATTTAA